A region of the Massilia sp. erpn genome:
CTTTGGCATACGGGCAGCCGCCCAGGCCCGACACCGAGGAGTGGAAGATGGCGATGCCCGCTTCCATGCTGGCGTAGATATTCGCCAGCGCCTGGCCGTAAGTGTCGTGGAAGTGGCCGGACAGGCCTTCGATGCGGAACTCGAGCGCCGCCGCCGCCATCACGGCCTGCGTCTTGCGCGGGGTGGAGACGCCGATGGTGTCGGCGATGTCGATCTCGTCGCAGCCCAGGTCGCGCATGCGGCCCACCACATCGGCCACGGCGTCCAGCGGCACCTCGCCCTGGTAGGGGCAGCCGAAGGAGCAGCTGATGCTGCCGCGCAGGCGCAAACCATTATCCTTGGCCGCTTTCGCCACGTCGACAAAGCGCGCGATCGATTCGGCGATCGAGCAGTTGATATTCCGTTGCGAGAACGCCTCCGAGGCCGAGCCGAAGATCACCACCTCGTCGGCGCGCGCCGCCAGCGCCGCCTCGAAGCCCTGCATATTCGGCGTCAGCGCGGAATAGACCACGCCCGGCTTGCGCGCGATGGCCGCCATCACCTCTTTGCTGGTGGCCATCTGCGGCACCCATTTGGGCGAAACGAAGGAAGCCGCTTCGATATTGGCGAAACCGGCCGAGGTCAGACGGTCCACCAGCTCGATCTTCACCTCGGCCGGCA
Encoded here:
- a CDS encoding hydroxymethylglutaryl-CoA lyase, whose amino-acid sequence is MSLPKQVKIVEVGPRDGLQNEKESVPAEVKIELVDRLTSAGFANIEAASFVSPKWVPQMATSKEVMAAIARKPGVVYSALTPNMQGFEAALAARADEVVIFGSASEAFSQRNINCSIAESIARFVDVAKAAKDNGLRLRGSISCSFGCPYQGEVPLDAVADVVGRMRDLGCDEIDIADTIGVSTPRKTQAVMAAAALEFRIEGLSGHFHDTYGQALANIYASMEAGIAIFHSSVSGLGGCPYAKGATGNVATEDVLYMMQGLGIETGVDLDIVVDAGQFISQFLGRKGASRAGNAIAAKRAG